GAGGCAGGCTTTTGATTTTAGTGGTCTGATTGACAAAATAAAAATTGGGAACAGCATCGTTGGCTATGAATAAATTTAACTTGTTTTGATTCCCAAAATCAGCCGTAACAATCCCCAACCCCTTTCCGTCAGGAACTTCAATTCCCGATTCAGATGTAATGTCTCCGAAGTTACCATTGGTCTGATTCAAAAAGAGGCGATCCTGTGCAGCAGGAAAATTTTGTGGCATACATGAGCGAAACGAACCATCGCCAGTTCGGCACACACGTTCGAATACATCTTTCCCCGTGAGATAGTTGACCGCATAAATTTCAGGAAACGAATCATTGTTTAAATCTGCCAGGAGACAGCTTGTTGTCCAGTCACTAGCGTTACCTGTTGCCTGATTTGACGCTGAAAATGTCCCATCTCCATTGTTGAGATAGAGTCGATTTTCACCAATGTTTCCGACATAAATATCATCAAAACCATCGTTGTTGATATCACCAATTGTCACACCCTGGCTAAATCGATTTTCTCTGATTCCAGTGTGGTCAGTTACATTTCGAAAAGTGCCATCTCCCTGATTAAGAAATACAAAGTCGAGATATTGCATATCACGTTCACGAGGTGGCCAGACACATCCTTGTGCCAGATAAAGATCGGGCCAGTCATCATTATTCAGATCAAGGACAGCAACCCCTCCTCCGGTAAACTCATACATTTTCGGTTTTCGGTTTGGTTGTTCCGCGCTATTGAAATATTCAAAGACGACTCCCGTCTCTGCTGCGACTTCCTGGAATGTGACTGCAGAATGCTGCGTAACTATAGTGGAATAATCAGCAGGTAAAGACTTTGGTGATCGCGTCGGCAGAGGATACACAGAGAAATCAATCTCAGATGCCGGGTTTTTTGAATCCAACATGCGTTTACGTGGGATCGTCGCCAGTTCTGGACCAAGCTCATCCAAAGTACTTCGAGCCCATGTTGCCTGGGGTGCAAGCATCAACGCTGCTTTACTCCAGCCAAACGATTCCCAGATCAAACCAAGTTCTTTGCCTAGTTGAACTGCTTTCTTGGCAGCGTTCAAATCCTGATCGGAAAAAGCCACTTTCACTTCGCTTTCATATGCCTGAAGTTTTGTGGTCTGATCAAGAAATCGATTTGCCTCTTCTGTTTCGCCCTTTTTTAATAAAAGTTGTCCCAGTTGATAGCAGGCTTGAGAGTTCGTTCCATCAAGCTGAATTGCCTCTCCAAAACATCGAATGGCAGCATCCACATTACCCTGTTCTTGATACCAGTTTCCTCGAATGTTCCAGATCAGGGGATGCTGATTTGCTTGTTCTGGCAATTTATACAGCCAGGCTTTCATCTCCAGTGGATCATTTCGCTGGCGAATCAATTGGCCCGATTTGACATAGGCTTCTATCAACTTCGGATCCAGTTTGATGACTTGCTTTAGTTGTTCTTCCGCTTTTTTAAACTGCTGCTCCTCAATCGATCCCCGTGCCAGACCTAAAAGTACCAGCGGATCATGGGGGGAAGTTTGCGCATATTCCAGGACCGTCTGATAGTTTTCAAACGCACGGTCCCCCATCACAAGTAGATAAAGAATGATGGGAGTAAATCGATTACTGGAAATCAATGACAAGCGTGGGCGTTCTGCTTCCCAACTTTGCGAACTTAAACCAAGCAGATATGCCAAATGCTCATTGGCGATTGTATTTTGAGGGTCAAGTTCTAAAAGTAGACGATATTCTTTCTCTGCACGAGAGAGAGCTTTTAATTTCATTAACA
The Gimesia aquarii DNA segment above includes these coding regions:
- a CDS encoding FG-GAP-like repeat-containing protein, with translation MKRNIKIGISLSLFCVCLLVLVYYGKSQNSPAQLLKTANEALLQKRYSIAQQIAESLLGQRGYADQAALLAAEAAEAQGNYEQAVIFYDRVSDSKKTDAIKARGKAGELLLMKLKALSRAEKEYRLLLELDPQNTIANEHLAYLLGLSSQSWEAERPRLSLISSNRFTPIILYLLVMGDRAFENYQTVLEYAQTSPHDPLVLLGLARGSIEEQQFKKAEEQLKQVIKLDPKLIEAYVKSGQLIRQRNDPLEMKAWLYKLPEQANQHPLIWNIRGNWYQEQGNVDAAIRCFGEAIQLDGTNSQACYQLGQLLLKKGETEEANRFLDQTTKLQAYESEVKVAFSDQDLNAAKKAVQLGKELGLIWESFGWSKAALMLAPQATWARSTLDELGPELATIPRKRMLDSKNPASEIDFSVYPLPTRSPKSLPADYSTIVTQHSAVTFQEVAAETGVVFEYFNSAEQPNRKPKMYEFTGGGVAVLDLNNDDWPDLYLAQGCVWPPRERDMQYLDFVFLNQGDGTFRNVTDHTGIRENRFSQGVTIGDINNDGFDDIYVGNIGENRLYLNNGDGTFSASNQATGNASDWTTSCLLADLNNDSFPEIYAVNYLTGKDVFERVCRTGDGSFRSCMPQNFPAAQDRLFLNQTNGNFGDITSESGIEVPDGKGLGIVTADFGNQNKLNLFIANDAVPNFYFVNQTTKIKSLPHFQEQALLAGLALNSDGRTEACMGIAAGDGNGDELLDLFVTNYFRESNTFYSQINPEIFLDLTRKSLLHDSSLSVLGFGTQFLDANLNGKLDLIATNGHVEDLSKTGMPYQMKTQFFLNTGAGQYEDIPANELGPFFEEKRLGRGLARLDWNRDGLPEAVITQLQSPVALLQNTTENHGNSLVIHLTGTISSRDAIGTTVRLQVNGQTMMRQLTAGDGYMASNQRILVFGLGNQTEAQNISVEWLSGKNQTFERLAANQEVMIIEDNPEPVPLRTYP